A portion of the Acidobacteriota bacterium genome contains these proteins:
- a CDS encoding sigma-54 dependent transcriptional regulator has product MAKEKTKILVIDDDPKVSWILSEGLDSSFNFVSARDGVEGIQMISTEKPILVLLDIKMPGMTGLEVLEKLNKLENRPEVIMISGHGDTKYVVESMKLGAAEFIDKPFDVREVEIHINGVLERMRLKKEVTDLKKELQVREHYGSFVGDSQAMARVKGIIEQVADSELTVLIRGESGTGKEIAARSLHALSSRKVQPFVKVNCAAIPRDLLEAELFGYEKGAFTGAHKNKQGRFELANKGTIFLDEIGDMPMELQSKLLQVLEQQEFVRVGGIQNIHVDVRIICATNKNLEQAIKVQAFRDDLFYRLNEITLFLPGLRERPEDIPLLVEHFLDMYNDQYTRQQPPVSPETMGRLTEFSWPGNIRQLENMIKQVVVRGDESIIAELIVLAGENLPESVFGSSSPPADPALTTEPAQQDYSLKHRVSRTIAAEEKRMISEVLGKTNWNRRKAADLLQISYRSLLYKIKDYQLNAAK; this is encoded by the coding sequence ATGGCAAAAGAAAAGACTAAAATCCTTGTTATCGACGATGACCCGAAGGTCTCCTGGATTCTCTCCGAGGGGCTCGACTCCAGTTTCAATTTTGTCTCGGCGCGTGACGGCGTCGAGGGCATTCAAATGATCTCCACGGAAAAGCCGATCCTGGTTCTTCTGGATATCAAGATGCCCGGAATGACCGGGCTGGAAGTCCTCGAGAAACTCAACAAGCTCGAGAACCGCCCGGAAGTGATAATGATTTCCGGCCACGGGGACACCAAGTACGTGGTAGAGTCGATGAAGCTGGGGGCGGCAGAGTTCATTGACAAGCCGTTCGACGTCCGTGAGGTGGAGATACACATCAACGGCGTGCTTGAACGGATGCGCCTGAAGAAAGAGGTTACTGACCTGAAGAAGGAACTTCAGGTCCGCGAGCATTACGGCAGTTTCGTCGGTGATTCCCAGGCCATGGCGCGCGTCAAGGGGATCATCGAACAGGTGGCAGACTCGGAGCTTACGGTGCTCATTCGTGGAGAATCGGGAACGGGCAAGGAGATCGCCGCCCGTTCACTTCACGCTCTTTCCAGCCGGAAGGTTCAGCCGTTTGTGAAGGTAAACTGCGCCGCCATCCCTCGGGACCTGCTGGAGGCCGAGTTGTTCGGGTACGAGAAGGGGGCGTTTACAGGCGCGCACAAGAACAAGCAGGGCCGTTTCGAGTTGGCCAACAAGGGTACAATTTTCCTTGACGAAATCGGCGACATGCCCATGGAGTTGCAGTCCAAGCTCCTTCAGGTGCTCGAACAACAGGAGTTCGTGCGCGTCGGCGGCATCCAAAACATCCACGTCGACGTGCGCATCATCTGTGCCACCAACAAGAATCTCGAGCAGGCCATAAAAGTGCAGGCTTTTCGCGATGACCTGTTCTACCGGCTCAACGAGATTACGCTCTTCCTGCCCGGCTTGCGAGAACGCCCCGAGGATATACCGCTTCTGGTCGAACATTTCCTCGACATGTACAACGACCAGTATACGCGGCAGCAGCCCCCCGTATCGCCCGAGACCATGGGCAGGCTGACCGAGTTCAGTTGGCCGGGCAACATCCGGCAACTGGAGAACATGATCAAGCAGGTGGTGGTCAGGGGAGATGAGAGTATTATTGCCGAGTTGATAGTATTAGCCGGCGAGAATTTGCCGGAATCGGTCTTCGGGTCCTCTTCGCCGCCGGCCGATCCGGCATTGACCACGGAACCGGCGCAGCAGGACTATTCGCTGAAGCACCGCGTCAGCAGGACAATTGCTGCCGAGGAAAAGCGGATGATCAGCGAAGTCCTGGGCAAGACCAACTGGAATCGGCGTAAGGCCGCCGATCTGCTGCAGATCAGCTACCGCTCCCTTCTGTACAAAATCAAAGACTACCAGCTTAACGCTGCCAAGTAA
- a CDS encoding valine--tRNA ligase: MGKNNGKTAKKSAAYNPAEVEDRLYHEWVEDGYFHADPGSGKEVYSIVIPPPNVTDVLHLGHALNNTVQDILIRRHRMQGYETEWLPGSDHAGIATQVIVEKQLIKEGTTRREIGREKFLERTRDWAYRNKDIILGQLRKIGCSCDWDRTRFTLDDGLSRAVAEVFIHLHNKGWIYRGHRIVNWCPSCKTSLSDDEVEHKTFDGNLWYIKYKIKGSDDYLTVATTRPETMLGDTALAINPKDSRYKKNMGKTVILPILEREIPIVADSFVDPEFGTGVVKVTPAHDPNDFEIGKRHDLQEVNILNTDGTLNENAGKYKGLDRYEARRQLVADLQKKGLLEKTEEYELSAGTCYRCHTVIEPYLSEQWFVRMSEMAKPAIEALKSGKLRFYPDYWSKTYLHWMENIRDWCISRQLWWGHRIPVWYAEDGTMFVSVARPAAEQCPGYDPASLVQDEDVLDTWFSSWLWPFSTFGWPDRTPELEKFYPTKALVTASEIIFLWVARMIMAGYEFMGETPFNDVYIHGTVRDANGVKMSKSLGNGIDPLEIIDKYGADALRISLVLATPDGQDPWITKNTFETGRNFVNKLYQVSRFVMMHLQGRKPVLEELDDTDLVIFDRWILSRLEGTIQAVDKAFAEYRLSTAAKTLYNFAWDDYCSWYIELIKPDRPGTPIRENSLNVATYVLHRILRLMHPFTPFVTEEIARQLSGDAETGRSATICFGPWPTTKGEHVDNSLEDSLKQIQEVVTAVRSVRAELNVPPGRKSDLYIRVSHESFGRLLQNHIEYFRSLARVKDLHCSVDVKKPPLSASAVISGAEIFVPLEGLIDIEVEKARLQKNLDSLKAQLEKISKKLANADFLDNAPKEVVERERAKKEDYQERIERLNKNLEQIMGW, from the coding sequence ATGGGCAAGAATAACGGCAAAACGGCTAAGAAATCGGCGGCATACAATCCGGCCGAGGTCGAGGACAGGCTCTACCACGAGTGGGTTGAGGACGGCTACTTCCACGCTGATCCCGGCTCCGGCAAGGAAGTCTACAGCATCGTCATCCCGCCACCGAACGTCACGGACGTCCTGCACCTCGGCCATGCCCTGAACAACACCGTGCAGGATATTCTCATCCGCCGGCACCGCATGCAGGGGTACGAAACCGAGTGGCTGCCGGGGTCTGACCACGCCGGGATCGCCACCCAGGTGATCGTCGAAAAGCAGCTTATCAAAGAGGGGACAACGCGGCGCGAGATCGGCCGTGAGAAATTCCTGGAACGGACCAGGGACTGGGCCTATCGAAACAAGGACATCATCCTCGGCCAGTTGCGCAAAATCGGTTGCTCCTGCGACTGGGACCGCACTCGCTTTACGCTCGACGACGGTTTGTCGCGAGCCGTGGCCGAGGTCTTCATCCACCTGCATAATAAGGGGTGGATCTACCGCGGCCACCGGATCGTCAACTGGTGTCCCTCGTGCAAAACGTCGCTCTCTGACGACGAAGTCGAGCACAAGACTTTCGACGGGAATCTCTGGTATATCAAGTATAAGATCAAGGGCTCGGACGACTACCTGACGGTCGCCACCACCCGTCCGGAAACGATGCTTGGAGATACGGCCCTGGCCATAAACCCCAAGGACAGCCGGTACAAGAAGAACATGGGCAAGACCGTTATTCTGCCCATCCTGGAACGAGAGATCCCCATAGTGGCCGACAGCTTTGTCGACCCCGAGTTCGGCACCGGCGTGGTTAAGGTTACGCCGGCTCATGACCCCAACGACTTCGAGATCGGGAAGCGGCATGACCTCCAGGAAGTAAACATCCTCAACACCGACGGGACGCTGAACGAAAACGCCGGCAAGTACAAGGGCCTGGACCGTTACGAGGCGCGCAGGCAGTTGGTCGCGGATCTTCAAAAGAAAGGCTTGCTGGAGAAGACCGAGGAATACGAACTCTCGGCCGGGACATGTTACCGCTGCCATACGGTCATCGAGCCGTACCTCTCCGAGCAGTGGTTTGTCAGGATGAGTGAAATGGCCAAGCCGGCCATCGAGGCGCTCAAGTCCGGCAAGTTGCGCTTCTACCCGGATTACTGGTCCAAGACCTACCTGCACTGGATGGAGAATATCCGGGACTGGTGCATATCACGGCAGCTCTGGTGGGGGCACCGCATCCCGGTCTGGTATGCCGAGGACGGTACCATGTTCGTTTCCGTTGCCCGCCCCGCCGCCGAGCAGTGCCCGGGGTACGACCCGGCCTCGCTGGTCCAGGACGAAGACGTTCTGGATACCTGGTTTTCATCCTGGCTCTGGCCGTTCTCGACGTTCGGCTGGCCCGACAGGACACCCGAGCTTGAGAAGTTCTACCCTACCAAAGCCCTGGTGACGGCCTCGGAGATTATCTTCCTGTGGGTTGCGCGCATGATCATGGCGGGGTACGAGTTCATGGGCGAAACGCCGTTTAACGACGTATACATTCACGGCACGGTGCGGGACGCCAACGGCGTGAAAATGTCCAAATCCCTCGGCAACGGGATCGATCCGCTCGAGATCATCGACAAGTACGGCGCCGACGCCCTGCGTATTTCACTGGTCCTGGCGACACCCGACGGCCAGGATCCGTGGATTACCAAGAACACCTTTGAGACTGGCCGGAACTTCGTCAACAAGCTCTACCAGGTGTCCCGTTTCGTGATGATGCATCTTCAGGGGCGCAAGCCGGTGCTGGAGGAGCTCGATGATACGGATCTCGTCATATTCGATCGGTGGATACTGTCAAGGCTGGAGGGCACTATCCAGGCGGTGGACAAGGCCTTCGCCGAATACCGGCTCTCGACGGCTGCCAAGACGCTTTACAATTTCGCCTGGGATGATTACTGCTCGTGGTACATCGAGCTGATCAAACCTGACCGGCCGGGAACGCCGATCCGGGAAAACTCGCTGAACGTGGCGACGTACGTCCTGCACCGCATTCTCCGGTTGATGCACCCGTTCACGCCGTTCGTGACCGAAGAGATCGCCCGGCAACTTTCAGGCGACGCTGAGACGGGCCGGAGCGCAACGATCTGCTTCGGCCCCTGGCCGACCACCAAAGGTGAGCACGTAGATAACTCGCTCGAGGACAGCCTCAAACAGATCCAGGAAGTCGTGACGGCCGTAAGGTCCGTGCGGGCTGAATTGAACGTCCCCCCGGGCAGGAAGTCCGACCTGTATATCCGCGTCAGCCACGAGTCTTTCGGCCGGCTGCTCCAGAACCATATCGAGTACTTCCGGTCACTGGCCCGGGTGAAGGACCTGCACTGTAGCGTGGACGTGAAAAAACCGCCGCTGTCCGCCTCGGCCGTCATTTCAGGCGCGGAAATATTCGTTCCATTGGAGGGCCTGATCGACATCGAGGTGGAAAAGGCGCGGTTGCAGAAGAACCTGGACAGTCTCAAGGCACAGCTCGAGAAAATCTCAAAGAAGCTGGCCAACGCTGACTTCCTCGACAACGCCCCGAAAGAGGTCGTCGAGCGGGAAAGGGCGAAAAAGGAAGACTACCAGGAACGTATCGAACGGCTGAACAAAAACCTCGAACAGATCATGGGCTGGTAG
- the mazG gene encoding nucleoside triphosphate pyrophosphohydrolase: protein MSDLKAQVLDKSLPPFKRLTLLMEMLRSPQGCNWDRKQTHETLLPYLIEETYEVVDSIAYQRYAELKEELGDLLCQVVFHAQLARERGEFDIDDAVTHLVDKLIRRHPHVFGRPRDLSPQEVRDQWEKIKVNSGEKPSVLSGLPRSMPALTMAFRMGEKAGGFGFDWSDPTEVMEKVEEELKELRQEIFSPSREGGDRIESEVGDLLFATASLARKLSVDPELALKRALDKFRRRFERMEGEIASRGGTFDEYTLEQLEQLWQELKRTE from the coding sequence ATGTCAGATTTGAAAGCGCAAGTGCTGGACAAAAGCCTGCCGCCGTTCAAGCGGCTCACGCTTCTGATGGAAATGCTGCGCTCGCCGCAGGGGTGTAACTGGGATCGAAAACAGACCCACGAGACTCTTCTGCCGTACCTGATCGAAGAGACGTACGAGGTAGTCGATTCCATTGCGTATCAACGATATGCGGAACTGAAGGAGGAACTCGGCGATCTCCTCTGCCAGGTGGTTTTTCATGCCCAACTCGCCCGCGAGCGCGGTGAGTTTGACATTGATGATGCCGTTACTCACCTCGTGGACAAACTGATTCGCCGGCATCCGCACGTTTTCGGTCGGCCGCGCGATCTCAGCCCACAGGAGGTACGCGACCAGTGGGAAAAGATCAAGGTCAACTCCGGGGAGAAGCCATCAGTGCTGTCAGGATTGCCGAGGTCGATGCCCGCCCTGACGATGGCCTTTCGCATGGGTGAGAAAGCGGGTGGATTCGGCTTCGACTGGTCTGATCCGACTGAGGTGATGGAGAAGGTAGAGGAAGAACTCAAGGAGCTCAGGCAGGAAATTTTTTCCCCATCACGTGAGGGTGGCGACCGCATCGAGAGTGAGGTCGGAGACCTGTTATTTGCGACGGCTTCACTTGCCCGCAAGCTGAGCGTCGATCCGGAACTGGCCCTGAAACGAGCATTGGACAAATTCCGCCGCCGGTTTGAACGTATGGAGGGGGAGATCGCGAGTCGGGGCGGGACGTTTGATGA